In the genome of Polaribacter atrinae, one region contains:
- a CDS encoding SRPBCC family protein, with the protein MKIYTFQRKQKLPITVEKAWEFLSSPKNLKTITPTYMSFDILSGAEKPMFAGQIIQYIVTPILGIKTKWVTEITHVKENEYFVDEQRFGPYALWHHKHFIKEIEGGVEMEDIIDYKVPMGILGQMVHPILVKPKLEEIFEYRQKKLIELFGQYYPPIK; encoded by the coding sequence ATGAAAATCTATACATTCCAAAGAAAACAAAAACTGCCAATTACAGTAGAAAAAGCTTGGGAGTTTTTATCGAGTCCAAAAAACTTAAAGACCATTACTCCTACTTATATGAGTTTCGATATTCTTTCTGGTGCAGAAAAACCCATGTTTGCAGGTCAAATAATACAATATATTGTCACCCCAATTCTTGGGATAAAAACAAAATGGGTTACCGAAATAACACACGTAAAAGAAAATGAATACTTTGTGGATGAGCAACGTTTTGGTCCTTATGCACTTTGGCATCATAAACATTTTATCAAAGAAATTGAAGGCGGTGTAGAGATGGAAGATATTATAGATTATAAAGTTCCTATGGGAATTTTAGGCCAAATGGTCCATCCAATATTAGTTAAACCCAAACTAGAAGAAATTTTTGAGTACAGACAAAAAAAATTAATTGAACTTTTTGGACAATACTACCCACCAATTAAATAG
- a CDS encoding cryptochrome/photolyase family protein — translation MKTEINIFWFRRDLRLDDNCGLYHALKSDKKVLPIFIFDEEILSKLDKDDARVSFIYQEIENIHKKLLTIGSALEVHYGKPLEIYNSLSEKNIIDTVYTNHDYEPYAIKRDLEVQEFLALKSIHFKTYKDQVIFERNEIVKKDGTPYKVYTPYSKKWLEAFHFKGIQFYPSETLLENFIKNKNQTILKLDAIGFKKSTIKVASYKISSELIDTYEETRNFPAKDSTSKLGTHLRFGTVSIRKMVEQASKSNDITFLKELIWREFFMQILWHFPHTVKDSFKPKYDRILWRNNEEEFKAWCNGETGYPLVDAGMKELNQTGFMHNRIRMLVGSFLCKHLLIDWRWGEAYFAKKLHDYEQASNIGNWQWVAGTGVDASPYFRIFNPTTQIKKFDKDLKYIKKWVTNFQELTYPTPIVEHKLARERCLATYKKALVDF, via the coding sequence ATGAAGACAGAGATAAACATTTTTTGGTTTAGACGAGATTTACGGTTAGATGACAACTGCGGATTGTACCATGCATTAAAATCAGATAAAAAAGTACTTCCAATTTTTATTTTTGATGAAGAAATTCTAAGCAAACTAGACAAAGACGATGCTCGAGTTTCTTTTATTTATCAAGAAATAGAAAATATCCATAAAAAATTACTCACAATAGGAAGCGCATTAGAGGTACATTATGGGAAACCTCTGGAGATTTACAACTCTTTATCAGAAAAAAATATAATTGACACTGTTTACACAAATCATGACTATGAACCTTATGCTATTAAAAGAGATTTAGAGGTTCAAGAATTTTTAGCATTAAAAAGCATCCATTTTAAAACGTATAAAGACCAAGTAATTTTTGAAAGAAATGAAATTGTAAAAAAAGATGGAACACCGTATAAAGTTTACACACCATATTCTAAAAAATGGTTAGAAGCTTTTCATTTTAAGGGAATTCAATTTTATCCTTCGGAAACACTTTTAGAGAACTTTATAAAAAACAAAAATCAAACTATTTTAAAACTAGATGCTATTGGTTTTAAAAAATCTACTATAAAAGTTGCTTCTTATAAAATATCTTCAGAGTTAATTGATACTTATGAAGAAACTAGAAACTTTCCGGCTAAAGACAGTACCTCTAAACTAGGCACACATTTACGTTTCGGAACCGTAAGTATCCGTAAAATGGTTGAACAAGCATCAAAAAGCAACGACATCACTTTCTTAAAGGAATTAATTTGGCGTGAGTTTTTTATGCAGATTTTATGGCATTTTCCACACACCGTTAAAGATAGTTTTAAACCAAAATACGATAGAATTCTCTGGAGAAATAATGAGGAAGAATTTAAAGCCTGGTGTAACGGTGAAACAGGTTACCCTTTAGTAGATGCAGGCATGAAAGAATTAAACCAAACAGGTTTTATGCATAATAGAATTAGAATGCTAGTAGGAAGTTTTCTATGTAAACACTTATTAATAGACTGGAGATGGGGAGAAGCCTATTTTGCGAAGAAACTGCACGATTACGAACAAGCCAGCAATATAGGGAATTGGCAATGGGTTGCAGGCACAGGCGTAGATGCCTCTCCTTATTTTAGAATCTTCAACCCAACAACTCAGATTAAAAAATTTGATAAAGATTTAAAATATATCAAAAAATGGGTTACAAACTTTCAAGAACTCACATACCCAACTCCAATTGTAGAACATAAGCTTGCTAGAGAACGTTGTTTAGCAACCTATAAAAAAGCATTAGTAGATTTTTAA
- the udk gene encoding uridine kinase → MLIIGIAGGTGSGKTTVVNQIIKQLPTDEVCVISQDSYYNETVNLSYEERSKINFDHPRAIDFDLIVKHLKKLKSGKTIEQPVYSFVTHNRTTDTIKTHPRKVVIVEGILILNNEALRELFDIKIFVHADTDERLIRRIRRDITERGRDIDEVLNRYQDTLKPMHLQFIEPTKNFADIIIPNNKHNTVAIDVVRTVINDRL, encoded by the coding sequence ATGCTTATTATTGGAATTGCTGGAGGTACTGGGAGTGGAAAAACTACAGTTGTAAATCAAATAATTAAACAACTACCTACGGATGAAGTTTGTGTAATATCTCAAGATTCATACTACAACGAAACTGTAAACCTTTCTTATGAAGAAAGATCAAAAATTAATTTTGACCACCCAAGAGCTATCGATTTTGATTTAATTGTTAAGCATTTAAAAAAATTAAAATCAGGAAAAACAATAGAACAACCTGTTTATTCCTTTGTAACACACAACAGAACTACAGACACCATAAAAACTCACCCTAGAAAAGTGGTTATAGTAGAGGGTATTTTAATTCTAAACAACGAAGCATTAAGAGAATTATTTGATATAAAAATATTTGTACACGCAGATACAGATGAACGCTTAATTAGACGTATTAGAAGAGATATTACAGAAAGAGGAAGAGATATTGACGAAGTTTTAAATAGATATCAAGATACTTTAAAACCAATGCACCTTCAATTTATTGAGCCAACTAAAAATTTTGCAGATATTATTATCCCTAATAACAAGCATAACACCGTTGCAATTGACGTTGTTAGAACAGTAATTAACGATCGTTTATAA
- a CDS encoding FtsB family cell division protein, whose protein sequence is MTLNKIKNNKAVKILTNVFVLILIPFLIWMFFFDENSYLVHRKFDNEIKDLESTISFYKKKIAEDKATIKKLQDSIQLERFAREKYLMKKENEEIYLIEFDTIK, encoded by the coding sequence ATGACTTTAAACAAAATTAAAAATAATAAGGCAGTAAAGATTCTAACAAATGTTTTTGTTTTAATCTTAATTCCATTTTTAATTTGGATGTTCTTTTTTGATGAAAACTCTTACTTAGTACATAGAAAATTTGACAACGAAATTAAAGACTTAGAAAGTACCATTTCATTTTATAAGAAGAAAATAGCAGAAGATAAAGCTACCATAAAAAAGCTTCAAGACTCTATTCAACTAGAACGTTTTGCAAGAGAAAAGTATTTAATGAAAAAAGAAAATGAAGAAATTTATTTAATAGAATTTGATACCATAAAATAA
- a CDS encoding methylmalonyl-CoA mutase subunit beta, producing MKTPLFDDFLKTTPAAWKNKIQVDLKGADYNDTLLWKTQEGIVVKPFYTKEDQSSLEIETPKEGFNICETIFVDDEKIANLLAIDALKRGANSLQFTANKTFNYRKLLLNIDVKTTLIYFQFSFLDDSFQLEVSKFINSEKTYFQTDIIGNLAESGNWFFNLKEDFIKLERIQKNTPNCIGISGDLYQNCGATITQQLAYTLAHANEYLNKFGSTVVEKINFSFSVGSNYFFEIAKLRAFRVLWSALIKEYDTENLEAHIFVQPSLRNKTIYDYNVNLLRTTSECMSAILGGSNTISNVSYDAIYQKSNEFGKRISRNQLLILQQESYLREAQNFAEGSYYIESITQQLAENALTLFKQIEKSGGFLKQLKNGILQKKIKESALKEENSFIEKKIILLGTNLQQNKEDKMQQKIELYPFVKQRNIKTLVPPLTRKRLSESLEKDRLHSEKSLKNLKNG from the coding sequence ATGAAGACTCCTCTTTTTGATGATTTTCTAAAAACGACACCTGCTGCTTGGAAAAATAAAATTCAAGTAGATTTAAAAGGTGCCGATTATAATGACACATTGTTATGGAAAACTCAAGAAGGTATTGTTGTAAAACCTTTTTACACCAAAGAAGATCAATCAAGTCTTGAAATAGAAACACCAAAAGAAGGATTCAATATTTGTGAAACTATTTTTGTTGATGACGAAAAAATAGCAAATTTACTAGCTATAGACGCTTTAAAAAGAGGTGCAAATTCCCTACAGTTTACAGCCAATAAAACATTTAACTATAGAAAACTACTTCTTAATATTGATGTAAAAACGACTCTTATTTACTTTCAATTTTCATTTTTAGACGATTCTTTTCAACTTGAGGTTTCAAAATTTATAAATTCAGAAAAAACATATTTTCAAACAGATATAATAGGAAACTTAGCAGAAAGTGGTAATTGGTTTTTTAATTTAAAAGAAGATTTTATAAAGCTAGAAAGAATTCAAAAAAACACACCAAATTGCATTGGTATTTCTGGAGACCTATATCAAAATTGTGGCGCTACAATTACACAACAACTCGCTTACACATTAGCTCACGCTAATGAATACCTAAACAAATTTGGAAGCACAGTTGTAGAAAAAATAAATTTTTCTTTTTCTGTAGGTAGCAATTATTTTTTTGAAATTGCAAAATTAAGAGCTTTTAGAGTTTTATGGTCTGCACTTATTAAAGAATATGACACCGAAAATTTAGAAGCTCATATTTTTGTACAACCCAGTTTAAGAAACAAAACTATTTATGATTACAATGTCAATTTATTAAGAACAACATCTGAATGTATGAGTGCTATTTTGGGTGGGTCAAATACCATTTCTAATGTTTCTTATGATGCTATTTATCAAAAATCTAACGAGTTTGGAAAACGAATTTCTAGAAATCAATTATTAATATTACAACAAGAAAGTTACTTAAGAGAAGCTCAAAATTTTGCCGAAGGCTCTTATTATATAGAATCTATAACCCAACAATTAGCAGAAAACGCATTAACACTTTTTAAGCAAATAGAAAAAAGTGGTGGTTTTTTAAAACAACTAAAAAACGGCATCCTTCAGAAAAAAATTAAAGAAAGCGCATTAAAAGAGGAGAATAGTTTTATCGAAAAAAAAATTATACTTTTAGGTACAAATTTACAGCAAAATAAAGAGGATAAAATGCAACAAAAAATAGAGTTGTATCCTTTTGTTAAGCAAAGAAATATAAAAACTCTAGTCCCCCCATTAACTAGAAAACGACTTTCAGAATCATTAGAAAAAGATCGATTACATTCTGAAAAAAGTTTAAAAAACCTGAAAAATGGATAG
- the scpA gene encoding methylmalonyl-CoA mutase, with protein MSRKEVQHIKLKNSAKNTKPSFNQEGFVAGIAPNLRGPYSTMYVRKPWTIRQYAGFSTAEESNAFYLKNLEAGQKGLSVAFDLATHRGYDSDHERVQGDVGKAGVAIDSVEDMKILFDQIPLDKISVSMTMNGAVLPILAFYIVAAEEQGVALDQLSGTIQNDILKEFMVRNTYIYPPAPSMKIIADIFKFTSIKMPKFNSISISGYHMQEAGATAEIELAYTLADGLEYIRKGIEAGMEIDSFAPRLSFFWAIGMNHFTEIAKLRAARMLWAKIVKQFNPKNPKSLALRTHCQTSGWSLTAQDPFNNVARTTIEAMAAAFGGTQSLHTNALDEAIALPTDFSARIARNTQIHLQQETYITKTVDPWAGSYHLEKLTEDIANKAWELISEIEELGGMTKAIEKGIPKMRIEEAAAIKQAKIDSERDVIIGVNKYQLKKEDPLQILEVDDEAVRHSQIKRLNHLKSTRNNTAVKTSIDALTEAAKSGEENLLDLAVKAAKNRATLGEISDALEIIFGRHKAVHKTISGVYSKEIKDDKLYKEAAELSDKFAELEGRRPRIMIAKLGQDGHDRGAKVVATGYADLGFDVDIGPLFQTPQEATKQAIENDVHILGISSLAAGHKTLVPQVIAELKKYGREDIMVIVGGVVPVQDYPFLLDAGASGIYGPGTKISKAAIDLLTILIDGTA; from the coding sequence ATGAGTAGAAAAGAAGTACAACATATAAAACTTAAAAATTCAGCCAAAAACACAAAACCTTCTTTTAATCAAGAAGGTTTTGTAGCTGGTATTGCGCCAAATTTACGTGGACCATATTCTACAATGTACGTTAGAAAACCATGGACTATTAGGCAATACGCAGGTTTTTCTACGGCTGAAGAAAGTAATGCTTTTTATTTAAAAAATTTAGAAGCAGGACAAAAAGGTTTATCTGTTGCTTTTGACTTAGCAACTCATAGAGGCTATGATTCTGATCATGAACGAGTACAAGGTGATGTTGGTAAAGCCGGTGTTGCTATAGATTCTGTAGAAGACATGAAAATTTTATTTGACCAAATTCCGTTAGATAAAATATCTGTTTCTATGACTATGAATGGAGCTGTCTTGCCCATTTTAGCTTTTTATATTGTTGCAGCAGAAGAGCAAGGTGTTGCTTTAGATCAATTATCCGGAACTATTCAGAATGATATTCTAAAAGAGTTTATGGTTAGGAATACCTATATCTACCCTCCTGCTCCATCCATGAAAATTATTGCCGATATTTTTAAATTTACAAGCATTAAAATGCCAAAATTTAATTCTATTTCTATTTCTGGTTATCACATGCAAGAAGCCGGTGCCACAGCAGAAATAGAATTGGCATATACTTTAGCAGACGGTTTAGAGTACATTAGAAAAGGAATTGAAGCAGGAATGGAAATAGATTCTTTTGCACCAAGACTATCTTTCTTTTGGGCAATTGGTATGAATCACTTTACAGAAATCGCAAAATTACGAGCCGCAAGAATGTTATGGGCAAAAATAGTGAAGCAATTTAATCCTAAGAATCCAAAATCGTTGGCTCTAAGAACACATTGTCAAACAAGTGGTTGGTCTTTAACCGCACAAGATCCTTTTAATAATGTAGCAAGAACTACCATAGAAGCTATGGCTGCGGCATTTGGTGGTACACAAAGTTTACATACCAATGCGTTAGATGAGGCGATTGCCTTACCTACAGATTTTTCTGCAAGAATTGCAAGAAACACACAAATACACTTACAACAAGAAACATACATAACCAAAACAGTAGATCCTTGGGCAGGAAGTTATCATTTAGAAAAATTAACAGAAGATATTGCCAACAAAGCTTGGGAGCTAATTAGCGAGATAGAGGAACTTGGTGGAATGACAAAAGCCATTGAAAAAGGAATTCCTAAAATGCGTATTGAAGAAGCTGCAGCTATAAAACAAGCAAAAATAGATAGCGAAAGAGATGTAATTATAGGCGTTAATAAATATCAATTAAAAAAAGAAGATCCTTTACAGATCTTAGAGGTTGATGACGAAGCTGTGCGACATTCTCAAATTAAAAGATTAAATCATCTAAAAAGTACACGAAATAATACAGCTGTTAAAACATCAATAGACGCATTAACAGAAGCTGCAAAATCTGGAGAAGAAAACCTATTGGACTTAGCTGTAAAAGCCGCTAAAAACAGAGCGACTTTAGGAGAAATTTCTGATGCTTTAGAAATTATTTTTGGAAGACACAAAGCAGTTCATAAAACAATTTCTGGCGTGTATAGCAAGGAAATAAAAGACGACAAACTCTATAAGGAAGCGGCAGAACTGTCTGATAAATTTGCAGAGTTAGAAGGAAGACGCCCAAGAATTATGATTGCAAAATTAGGGCAAGATGGTCATGATAGAGGCGCAAAGGTAGTAGCGACTGGCTACGCAGACTTAGGCTTTGATGTAGATATTGGTCCACTATTTCAAACACCACAAGAAGCCACAAAACAAGCCATAGAAAATGATGTTCATATTTTAGGAATCTCCTCTTTAGCTGCAGGACACAAAACCTTAGTACCACAAGTTATAGCAGAATTAAAAAAATACGGACGAGAAGATATTATGGTAATTGTTGGCGGAGTTGTACCCGTGCAAGATTATCCATTTTTATTAGATGCTGGAGCTTCGGGTATATATGGTCCTGGTACTAAAATATCTAAAGCAGCCATAGATTTGTTAACCATTTTAATTGATGGTACCGCCTAA
- a CDS encoding GH3 family domain-containing protein: protein MAILGNIIKGIINLTDTLSSETNHIEAQKEVLKNLLETAKETQFGTYYNFEDILTSENTQQIFADKIPYFDYNSLNEKWWHKIHKGEENVTWVGSPSYFALSSGTTGKTSKKIPVTDEMIAAIKSSGIKQVTSLNNFDLPVDFFEKDIMMLGSSTDLDEKDDHFEGEISGISASNIPFWFKGYYKPGEEIAKIEDWDERVQHIAENAKTWDIGALSGIPSWIELMMQKVIDFHHLENIHEIWPNLQVYTSGGVAFGPYEKSFKALLGKPVTVIDTYLASEGYIATQVRPETDAMQLNTENGIYFEFVPMNPDYINEDGSIKQNAPSLTLEQVETDTDYILIISTVSGAWRYLIGDTIKFTDVEKAEIKITGRTKFFLNTVGSQLSVNKMDDAIKHIEEKFSTTITEYTICAKRFEDGEFYHSWYLGSDLKDDNDKIATALDDFLKEANNNYKVARKKALKGVKVAVIPVETFHDWNDNNKKKGGQVKMERVMKEEKFADWEKFVQKA from the coding sequence ATGGCAATCTTAGGAAATATTATTAAAGGAATTATCAACTTAACAGATACACTATCATCAGAAACAAACCACATTGAAGCTCAAAAAGAGGTTTTAAAAAACTTACTTGAAACAGCCAAAGAAACTCAATTTGGTACTTATTATAATTTTGAAGACATACTTACATCAGAAAATACTCAACAAATATTTGCAGATAAAATACCATATTTCGATTACAACTCTTTAAACGAAAAATGGTGGCATAAAATTCATAAAGGTGAAGAAAATGTAACGTGGGTTGGGAGTCCATCCTATTTCGCTCTAAGTTCTGGTACAACAGGAAAAACGAGTAAAAAAATTCCGGTTACGGATGAAATGATTGCTGCCATAAAAAGTTCTGGGATTAAACAAGTGACTTCTTTAAATAACTTTGATTTACCTGTAGATTTCTTCGAAAAGGATATTATGATGTTAGGAAGCTCAACAGATCTTGATGAGAAGGATGATCATTTTGAAGGAGAAATAAGTGGAATTAGTGCTAGCAATATTCCTTTTTGGTTTAAAGGCTATTATAAACCCGGAGAAGAAATTGCAAAGATTGAAGATTGGGACGAGCGTGTACAACATATTGCAGAAAATGCAAAAACTTGGGATATTGGTGCTTTAAGCGGAATACCTTCTTGGATAGAATTAATGATGCAGAAAGTAATTGATTTTCATCATTTAGAAAACATTCATGAAATTTGGCCAAATCTTCAAGTGTACACTTCCGGTGGAGTTGCTTTTGGTCCTTATGAAAAAAGTTTTAAAGCCTTATTAGGAAAACCCGTTACGGTTATAGACACTTATTTGGCTTCCGAGGGATATATTGCTACACAAGTAAGACCCGAAACCGATGCAATGCAGTTAAATACCGAGAATGGTATTTATTTTGAATTTGTTCCTATGAATCCAGATTATATAAATGAGGATGGATCTATCAAACAAAATGCACCTTCTTTAACTTTAGAACAGGTTGAAACAGACACCGATTATATTTTAATTATAAGTACCGTTAGTGGTGCTTGGCGTTATTTAATAGGTGATACCATTAAATTTACAGATGTAGAAAAGGCAGAAATCAAGATTACAGGACGTACTAAATTCTTTTTAAATACTGTTGGTTCTCAATTATCTGTTAATAAAATGGATGATGCTATTAAGCATATAGAAGAAAAATTCTCTACAACAATCACAGAATACACCATTTGTGCAAAACGATTTGAAGATGGTGAATTTTATCACTCTTGGTATTTAGGTTCCGATTTAAAAGATGACAATGATAAAATTGCAACAGCTTTAGATGATTTTCTTAAAGAAGCAAATAATAATTATAAAGTTGCAAGAAAAAAAGCATTAAAAGGTGTTAAGGTTGCCGTAATTCCTGTTGAAACATTTCATGACTGGAATGACAATAACAAGAAAAAAGGTGGACAGGTAAAAATGGAGCGTGTAATGAAGGAAGAAAAATTTGCCGATTGGGAAAAATTTGTTCAAAAAGCATAA
- a CDS encoding acetolactate synthase large subunit: MKTSDIIIQSLENEGVEYIFGLPGEENLDVLESIRKSDQIKLILTRHEQGAGFMAATYGRLTGKPGVCMSTLGPGATNLMTPAAYAQLGAMPMVMLTGQKPIKESKQGRFQIVDILEMMQPLTKFSKQITYGKNATAIIREAFRISKEERPGAVHIEIPEDVSQETVENPQYFNVNSAKIPSANTSSILEAKEMILLARKPLLLIGASANRKRASEALTNFVDQLGIPFFNTQMGKGIIDERNPLYLGTAALSSNDFLHEAIEAADLIINVGHDTIEKPPFVMNADDSRKVIHINFFAAEVHEVYFPQLNVIGDIATSIHQLTKELKSNARKWNIDFFLKVKNNVLRHLSKYKEDNRFPILPQRLVKITRNLLPEDGIVTLDNGIYKIWFARNYPAYAQNTLLLDNALATMGAGFPSAIMAKELYPNKKVVSINGDGGFMMNSQELETAVRMELDLTIIILNDNAYGMIEWKQEGEGFPKFGLEYKNPDFIKYAESFGAIGHRPESVLEFEETLTKTLNLKGVHVIDLAVDYSLNHEILNVLLNENSKK; this comes from the coding sequence ATGAAAACTTCCGATATTATCATACAATCTTTAGAAAATGAAGGCGTAGAATACATCTTTGGCTTACCTGGTGAAGAAAATTTAGACGTTTTAGAATCCATCAGAAAATCTGATCAAATAAAATTAATATTAACAAGACACGAACAAGGGGCAGGCTTTATGGCTGCAACTTATGGTAGATTAACAGGTAAACCAGGAGTTTGCATGTCTACCTTGGGTCCCGGAGCAACCAATTTAATGACACCCGCAGCTTATGCGCAATTAGGAGCAATGCCAATGGTTATGCTTACTGGTCAAAAACCAATAAAAGAAAGCAAGCAAGGTAGGTTTCAAATTGTAGACATTCTAGAAATGATGCAACCACTTACAAAATTTTCTAAACAAATAACGTATGGTAAAAATGCAACTGCTATAATTAGAGAAGCATTTAGAATCTCTAAAGAAGAAAGACCAGGTGCTGTACATATAGAAATTCCGGAAGACGTTTCTCAAGAAACTGTTGAGAATCCGCAGTATTTTAATGTGAATAGCGCTAAAATTCCTTCAGCAAATACAAGCTCCATATTAGAAGCAAAAGAGATGATTCTTTTAGCAAGAAAGCCTTTGTTATTAATTGGAGCTAGTGCAAATAGAAAAAGAGCTAGTGAAGCTTTAACGAATTTTGTAGATCAATTAGGAATTCCTTTTTTTAACACACAAATGGGAAAAGGAATTATCGATGAGAGAAATCCGCTTTATTTAGGAACTGCAGCACTTTCTTCAAATGATTTTTTACATGAAGCCATAGAAGCAGCAGATTTAATTATAAATGTTGGTCATGATACTATAGAAAAACCACCATTTGTTATGAATGCAGATGATAGTAGAAAAGTGATTCACATTAACTTTTTTGCAGCAGAAGTTCATGAAGTTTATTTCCCTCAGTTAAATGTAATTGGAGATATTGCAACAAGCATTCATCAATTAACAAAAGAGCTAAAATCGAATGCAAGAAAATGGAATATTGATTTTTTCTTAAAAGTGAAAAATAATGTATTACGTCATCTCTCTAAATATAAAGAAGATAATCGCTTTCCTATTCTACCGCAGCGTTTGGTAAAAATTACTAGAAATCTTTTACCAGAAGATGGAATTGTAACTTTAGATAACGGAATTTATAAAATATGGTTTGCAAGAAACTATCCCGCTTATGCACAAAACACCTTACTTTTAGACAATGCCTTAGCAACAATGGGTGCAGGTTTTCCTTCGGCAATTATGGCAAAAGAGTTATATCCTAATAAAAAAGTGGTTTCTATAAATGGTGATGGTGGTTTTATGATGAACTCTCAAGAATTAGAAACTGCCGTAAGAATGGAGTTAGATTTGACAATTATTATTTTAAATGACAATGCTTACGGAATGATTGAATGGAAACAAGAAGGAGAAGGATTCCCTAAATTTGGTTTAGAATATAAAAACCCAGATTTTATAAAATATGCAGAAAGTTTTGGAGCTATTGGCCACAGACCAGAGTCTGTATTGGAGTTTGAAGAAACTTTAACCAAAACATTAAACTTAAAAGGAGTACATGTCATTGATTTAGCCGTGGACTATTCATTAAATCATGAAATATTAAATGTATTGCTTAATGAAAATTCTAAAAAATAA
- a CDS encoding NAD-dependent succinate-semialdehyde dehydrogenase encodes MKTTTSINPATEEEIANYTRISEKTTKDKVAKANETYKTWKKTSFDERSKLMHKLATIFDNNKEKYAQLMTEEMGKVIDQSRKEIEKCALICRYYADNIADLLADKIVKTEASKSYVTFQPLGVTLAIMPWNFPFYQVIRFAAPAVMTGNTGVLKHASNVQGCAFALEEAFAEAGFPEGVFTNLNVSSDVIKPIIEDKNIVAVTLTGSEPAGRSVAKIAGENLKKTVLELGGSDAYIILEDVDLEKATDLATFGRLQNNGQTCIAAKRFIVLEEVYDDFLKLFAKKMKAAKMGAPTEEDVYYGPMARTDLRNEIHEQVEKTIEQGGKLILGGKIPDRKGAYYPATILADLKPGMTAFDEELFGPVASVIKAKDEEEAIELANNSTFGLGSGVITSNSKRGENIALQLEAGNSFVNKLVSSDPRLPFGGIKNSGYGRELSSYGIKEFVNTKSIWID; translated from the coding sequence ATGAAAACAACAACCAGTATCAATCCCGCTACAGAAGAAGAAATAGCCAATTACACCAGAATATCAGAAAAAACAACAAAAGATAAAGTTGCAAAAGCAAACGAAACTTATAAAACTTGGAAAAAAACAAGTTTTGATGAACGCTCTAAATTGATGCACAAACTTGCTACTATCTTTGATAACAACAAAGAAAAATATGCACAACTTATGACTGAAGAAATGGGGAAAGTAATTGACCAATCTCGTAAAGAAATAGAAAAATGTGCTTTAATATGTAGATATTATGCGGATAACATTGCAGATTTATTAGCTGATAAAATAGTAAAAACAGAAGCTAGTAAAAGTTATGTAACGTTTCAGCCATTAGGAGTTACTTTAGCTATAATGCCTTGGAATTTTCCTTTTTACCAAGTAATTCGTTTTGCCGCACCTGCGGTAATGACCGGAAATACAGGAGTACTAAAACACGCATCTAATGTACAAGGTTGTGCTTTTGCTTTAGAAGAAGCCTTTGCAGAAGCAGGTTTTCCTGAAGGAGTTTTTACAAACTTAAACGTATCATCGGACGTTATAAAGCCAATTATTGAAGATAAAAATATTGTTGCAGTAACATTAACAGGTAGTGAACCTGCAGGACGTTCTGTTGCTAAAATTGCAGGAGAAAACTTAAAAAAGACCGTTTTAGAATTAGGCGGAAGTGATGCTTATATTATTCTAGAAGATGTAGATTTAGAAAAAGCTACAGATTTAGCAACATTTGGACGCTTGCAAAATAACGGACAAACTTGTATTGCAGCAAAACGTTTTATTGTTTTAGAAGAAGTTTATGATGATTTCTTAAAACTATTTGCTAAAAAGATGAAAGCGGCAAAAATGGGGGCTCCAACTGAAGAAGATGTTTATTATGGTCCTATGGCACGAACAGATTTACGTAATGAAATTCATGAGCAAGTAGAAAAAACGATTGAGCAAGGAGGTAAACTAATTTTAGGAGGAAAAATTCCTGATAGAAAAGGTGCCTATTATCCGGCAACAATTTTAGCTGACTTAAAACCTGGAATGACAGCTTTTGATGAAGAACTTTTTGGACCAGTAGCATCTGTAATTAAAGCAAAAGACGAAGAAGAAGCGATTGAACTTGCAAATAATTCTACTTTTGGCTTGGGTTCTGGTGTAATTACAAGTAATTCTAAAAGAGGAGAAAATATTGCTTTACAATTAGAAGCTGGAAACAGCTTTGTAAATAAACTAGTTAGTTCTGATCCAAGGTTACCTTTTGGAGGTATTAAAAACAGTGGTTATGGTAGAGAACTTTCTAGCTACGGAATTAAAGAGTTTGTAAATACAAAGTCTATTTGGATTGATTAA